A genomic segment from Castor canadensis chromosome 1, mCasCan1.hap1v2, whole genome shotgun sequence encodes:
- the LOC109677406 gene encoding olfactory receptor 5W2-like has translation MDKGNCSSFNEFIFLGITSDTNIKVTLFTMLLPVYLINIMANLGIIIFIRMDFQLHTPMYFFLSHLSFCDLCYSTAVGPKMMVDLLAKKRSIPFLGCALQFFIFCIFADAECLLLAVMAFDRYMAISNPLLYTVHMSSRVCVSLVVGVYLVGMADALTHTTLTFQLCFCASNEINHFFCDMPPLFLLSCSDIEINELALFTVFGFIELSTISGVLVSYCYIVLSVLKIRTAEGRFKAFSTCTSHLTAVAIFQGTMLFMYFRPSSAYSLDQDKMSSLFYTLVIPMLNPLIYSLRNKDVKEALEKLKNKLYSK, from the coding sequence ATGGACAAAGGAAATTGCTCCTCCTTCAATGAATTCATTTTCTTGGGAATTACTAGTGACACAAACATCAAAGTAACCCTTTTCACCATGCTTCTACCTGTTTATCTTATTAACATTATGGCAAATCTTGGAATTATCATTTTCATCAGAATGGATTTCCAGCTTCACACACCAATGTATTTTTTCCTCAGCCACCTCTCTTTCTGTGACCTCTGTTATTCCACAGCAGTTGGACCCAAGATGATGGTGGATCTATTGGCCAAGAAGAGATCGATTCCTTTTCTTGGCTGTGCTCTAcaatttttcatcttctgtatcttTGCAGATGCTGAGTGTCTACTGCTGGCAGTGATGGCCTTCGACAGGTACATGGCCATAAGCAACCCCTTGCTGTATACAGTCCACATGTCCAGCAGGGTGTGTGTCTCTCTTGTGGTTGGAGTTTACCTGGTGGGAATGGCAGATGCTTTGACACATACAACACTGACATTCCAATTATGTTTCTGTGCGTCTAATGAGATCAACCATTTCTTCTGTGATATGCCtccactttttctcctttcctgttcTGACATAGAAATCAATGAACTGGCATTATTTACTGTTTTTGGCTTTATTGAACTGAGCACCATTTCAGGAGTTCTTGTCTCTTATTGTTATATTGTATTATCAGTCTTAAAAATCCGCACTGCTGAGGGCAGGTTCAAAGCTTTCTCCACCTGCACCTCCCATTTAACTGCAGTTGCAATTTTCCAGGGAACTATGCTCTTCATGTATTTCCGGCCAAGTTCTGCTTATTCCCTAGATCAAGACAAAATGAGCTCACTGTTCTACACTCTTGTCATTCCCATGCTGAATCCTCTAATTTATAGCTTAAggaacaaggatgtgaaagaggctcttgaaaaactgaaaaataaactgtattCAAAATAA